Proteins encoded by one window of Salmonirosea aquatica:
- a CDS encoding alpha-amylase family protein, with product MERRAFIKNTGLWGGTLALTGTAVLANSRSDTGHYYTPQGTLWLDGPMRWAQLAFVERDPGHYDPDFWLAYFKRIHADGALLSAGGVVAFYPTEIPLHHRSQYMGDADTLGYLVEGCKKLGMKIMLRTDPHATRQGTFDAHPDWIAVTADGHKRRHWANPDLWVTCALGPYNFEFMPQVNREIMQRFAPEGIFSNRWAGHGVCYCEHCQQNFKAFSGLALPQKEERLDPTYRRWTEWRTKRLRELWALWDAGIREVRPASRFIPNGFPDKVLTGKEADLFFADQQARSGLIPPWTNGKGAKELRATLGAKPLIGIFSVGLEEEFRWKDSVQSDAEIRIWVAEGTANGMRPCFVKFGADIYDKRWMDSVATLYEVYHKNEQYLRNTASLARVGVMYSEQTDRKYGGQPWQQRSGDHLDGMYHALVESRIPFDMVNDRLLGAADLERFKLLILPNIAALSDAQCQQIEAFVQRGGSVVATFETSLYDEEAQPRSDFGLARLFGVSFDQKVEGPMRNSYLHLRHQPQDVLHTQILAGLEGTPGS from the coding sequence ATGGAAAGAAGAGCATTCATCAAGAACACAGGATTATGGGGAGGTACCCTCGCTCTGACGGGCACCGCGGTACTGGCGAACTCGCGATCGGATACGGGCCATTATTATACGCCGCAGGGTACCCTCTGGCTGGACGGTCCCATGCGCTGGGCGCAGCTGGCCTTTGTAGAGCGCGATCCCGGCCATTACGATCCCGACTTCTGGCTTGCCTACTTCAAGCGCATTCATGCCGATGGCGCGCTATTGAGCGCGGGGGGTGTGGTGGCTTTTTACCCGACTGAAATTCCCCTGCACCACCGTAGCCAATACATGGGGGATGCCGATACCTTGGGGTACCTGGTGGAAGGCTGCAAGAAACTGGGGATGAAAATCATGCTGCGCACCGACCCCCACGCCACCCGGCAGGGTACCTTCGACGCCCATCCCGACTGGATTGCGGTGACGGCCGACGGCCATAAACGGCGGCACTGGGCCAATCCTGATCTGTGGGTCACCTGTGCGCTGGGGCCTTATAATTTTGAATTCATGCCGCAGGTCAATCGCGAAATCATGCAGCGCTTCGCGCCGGAGGGCATTTTTTCCAACCGCTGGGCGGGCCATGGCGTGTGTTACTGTGAGCATTGCCAGCAGAATTTCAAAGCTTTTTCGGGTCTGGCTTTGCCCCAAAAAGAAGAAAGGCTCGACCCTACCTACCGCCGCTGGACGGAATGGCGCACCAAACGCCTCCGGGAACTGTGGGCCTTGTGGGATGCTGGCATCCGCGAGGTACGCCCGGCCTCCCGCTTCATTCCCAATGGCTTTCCGGATAAGGTACTCACGGGCAAAGAAGCCGATCTTTTCTTTGCCGACCAGCAGGCTCGTTCGGGCTTGATTCCGCCCTGGACTAATGGCAAAGGCGCCAAGGAACTGCGCGCAACGCTAGGTGCCAAACCACTGATTGGTATTTTCAGCGTCGGACTGGAAGAAGAATTCCGGTGGAAGGATTCCGTGCAGAGCGACGCCGAAATCCGGATTTGGGTAGCCGAGGGTACCGCCAACGGCATGCGACCCTGTTTTGTAAAATTCGGTGCCGATATCTACGACAAGCGCTGGATGGATTCCGTAGCTACCCTGTACGAAGTCTATCACAAAAATGAGCAGTACCTGCGCAATACTGCTTCGCTGGCGCGGGTAGGTGTGATGTACTCCGAGCAAACCGACCGCAAGTACGGCGGCCAACCCTGGCAACAGCGCAGCGGCGATCACCTGGACGGCATGTACCACGCGCTGGTCGAAAGCCGGATTCCGTTCGACATGGTCAACGACCGTTTGCTCGGCGCTGCCGATCTGGAACGCTTCAAACTGCTGATCCTGCCCAATATTGCGGCCTTGTCGGATGCGCAATGCCAGCAAATCGAAGCGTTTGTACAGCGGGGTGGTAGCGTGGTGGCTACCTTCGAAACGTCCCTCTACGACGAAGAAGCCCAGCCCCGTTCGGATTTTGGTTTGGCCAGACTGTTCGGCGTTTCCTTTGACCAAAAGGTGGAAGGCCCCATGCGCAACAGCTACCTGCACTTGCGGCACCAGCCTCAGGATGTCCTGCATACGCAGATTCTGGCCGGACTGGAAGGTACCCCCGGATCGTGA